A genomic stretch from Chroococcidiopsis sp. SAG 2025 includes:
- a CDS encoding IS1-like element transposase produces MTVLVAIECHHCHSTEVTKYGKSLVGKQRYYCQNTDCPYRTFVLTQTYPGRTREVKQQIVEMTLKGSGVRDIARVLHISPTTVIQELKKTRSPQTSESETAPEAKT; encoded by the coding sequence ATGACTGTTTTGGTAGCAATTGAATGCCATCATTGTCACAGCACAGAGGTGACTAAATACGGAAAGTCGCTAGTAGGCAAACAACGTTATTACTGCCAAAACACTGATTGTCCCTACCGCACTTTCGTCTTAACTCAAACTTATCCAGGAAGGACACGAGAAGTCAAGCAGCAGATCGTGGAGATGACGCTCAAGGGGAGTGGAGTGCGAGATATTGCCCGCGTGTTGCATATCAGTCCTACAACCGTGATTCAAGAATTAAAAAAAACTCGCTCTCCTCAAACAAGTGAATCAGAAACTGCTCCAGAGGCTAAAACCTGA